One window of Medicago truncatula cultivar Jemalong A17 chromosome 2, MtrunA17r5.0-ANR, whole genome shotgun sequence genomic DNA carries:
- the LOC11413239 gene encoding phosphoenolpyruvate carboxylase 2, with amino-acid sequence MATRNIEKMASIDAQLRLLAPKKVSDDDKLVEYDALLLDRFLDILQDLHGEDIRQTVQDCYELSAEYEGEHRPEKLEELGNMLTGLDAGDSIVIAKSFSHMLNLANLAEEVQIAYRRRIKLLKKGDFADENSAITESDIEETFKKLVTELKKTPLEVFDALKSQTVDLVLTAHPTQSIRRSLLQKHGRIRNNLTQLYAKDITPDDKQELDEALQREIQAAFRTDEIRRTAPTPQDEMRAGMSYFHETIWKGVPKFLRRVDTALKNIGVNERVPYNAPVIQFSSWMGGDRDGNPRVTPEVTRDVCLLARMMAANLYFSQIEDLMFELSMWRCNDELRVRAEELHESSKRDAKHYIEFWKQIPPNEPYRVILGGVRDKLYNTRERARQLLANENSDIPEETTFTNVEQFLEPLELCYRSLCACGDRAIADGSLLDFLRQVSTFGLSLVRLDIRQESERHTDVMDAITKHLQIGSYREWSEERRQEWLLSELSGKRPLFGHDLPKTEEISDVLETFHVISELPSDSFGAYIISMATSPSDVLAVELLQRECHVKQPLRVVPLFEKLADLESAPAAVARLFSIDWYRNRINGKQEVMIGYSDSGKDAGRLSAAWALYKAQEELINVAKEFGVKLTMFHGRGGTVGRGGGPTHLAILSQPPDTIHGSLRVTVQGEVIEQSFGEEHLCFRTLQRFTAATLEHGMHPPVSPKPEWRALLDEMAVIATKEYRSIVFQEPRFVEYFRCATPELEYGRMNIGSRPSKRKPSGGIESLRAIPWIFAWTQTRFHLPVWLGFGEAFKHAIEKDPKNLQMLQDMYNQWPFFRVTIDLVEMVFAKGDPGIASLYDKLLVTPELCPFGERLRSKYEETKSFLLKVAGHKDILEGDPYLKQRLRLRDSYITTLNVLQAYTLKQIRDPDYHVKMRPHLSKEYMESSKPAAELVKLNPKSEYAPGLEDTLILTMKGIAAGMQNTG; translated from the exons ATGGCTACTCGTAACATTGAAAAGATGGCTTCAATTGATGCTCAGTTGAGACTATTGGCACCAAAAAAAGTTTCTGATGATGATAAACTTGTGGAGTATGATGCTTTGTTGTTGGATAGGTTTCTTGACATTCTTCAAGATTTGCATGGAGAAGATATCAGACAAACT GTTCAAGATTGTTATGAGCTATCAGCAGAGTATGAAGGGGAGCATAGGCCAGAGAAATTGGAGGAACTTGGGAATATGCTAACTGGTCTTGATGCTGGAGATTCTATTGTTATAGCTAAATCATTTTCCCACATGCTTAATTTGGCAAACTTGGCTGAAGAAGTTCAAATTGCATATAGAAGAAGGATCAAGTTACTGAAGAAAGGTGATTTTGCTGATGAAAATTCTGCCATAACTGAGTCAGATATTGAAGAGACATTCAAGAAGCTTGTGACTGAACTCAAGAAGACTCCTCTGGAAGTCTTTGATGCTTTGAAGAGTCAAACTGTTGATTTGGTCCTAACTGCTCATCCTACTCAGTCGATTCGTCGATCTTTGCTGCAAAAGCATGGAAG GATAAGGAATaacttaactcagttgtatGCTAAAGACATAACACCAGATGATAAGCAAGAACTTGACGAGGCTTTACAAAGAGAG ATTCAAGCTGCATTTCGCACGGATGAAATTCGAAGGACTGCTCCTACACCACAAGATGAAATGAGAGCAGGAATGAGCTACTTTCACGAGACAATTTGGAAAGGAGTACCAAAGTTTTTGCGTCGGGTTGACACAGCTCTAAAGAACATTGGAGTAAACGAACGTGTCCCATATAATGCTCCTGTTATCCAATTCTCTTCTTGGATGGGAGGAGATCGTGAtg GCAATCCTAGGGTAACCCCTGAAGTTACAAGGGATGTGTGTTTACTAGCTCGAATGATGGCTGCTAATTTGTACTTCTCTCAGATAGAGGATCTCATGTTCGAG TTGTCTATGTGGCGCTGCAACGACGAGCTTCGTGTTAGAGCTGAGGAGCTCCATGAATCCTCAAAAAGAGATGCAAAACATTATATCG AATTTTGGAAACAAATTCCTCCAAACGAACCTTATCGTGTCATTCTTGGAGGTGTGAGGGACAAACTGTATAATACTCGTGAACGTGCTCGCCAGTTATTAGCTAATGAGAACTCGGACATTCCTGAAGAGACAACCTTCACAAATGTTGAGCAG TTTTTGGAGCCTCTTGAACTGTGTTACAGGTCACTCTGTGCATGTGGTGACCGAGCAATAGCAGATGGAAGCTTACTTGATTTCTTGCGGCAAGTTTCTACATTTGGACTTTCACTCGTAAGGCTCGACATCCGTCAAGAGTCAGAGAGGCACACAGACGTTATGGACGCAATTACAAAACACCTGCAGATTGGATCTTACAGAGAATGGTCAGAGGAGCGCAGGCAGGAATGGCTCTTATCTGAGCTTAGTGGAAAGCGTCCTCTCTTCGGCCATGATCTCCCTAAGACAGAAGAAATTTCCGATGTTTTGGAAACTTTCCATGTCATTTCAGAACTTCCCTCAGACAGCTTCGGTGCCTATATCATTTCAATGGCAACATCCCCGTCTGATGTGCTTGCTGTTGAGCTTTTACAACGCGAATGCCACGTCAAACAGCCGTTAAGAGTTGTCCCACTGTTTGAAAAGCTCGCTGATCTTGAGTCTGCTCCTGCTGCTGTAGCGCGACTTTTCTCTATAGATTGGTACAGAAACCGAATCAATGGAAAGCAAGAAGTTATGATAGGATACTCAGACTCGGGAAAAGATGCAGGTCGTCTATCTGCAGCTTGGGCACTATACAAGGCTCAAGAGGAACTCATAAACGTAGCGAAGGAGTTTGGCGTTAAGCTAACAATGTTCCATGGCCGAGGTGGGACAGTTGGAAGAGGAGGTGGTCCTACTCATCTTGCTATATTATCACAGCCACCGGATACTATTCATGGCTCACTTCGGGTAACAGTTCAAGGTGAAGTTATTGAACAATCGTTTGGAGAGGAGCACCTATGCTTTAGAACACTTCAGCGTTTCACTGCTGCTACACTCGAGCACGGAATGCATCCTCCCGTGTCTCCAAAACCGGAATGGCGTGCCCTTTTGGATGAGATGGCTGTCATTGCAACAAAGGAATATCGCTCAATTGTTTTCCAAGAACCTCGTTTTGTTGAATACTTCCGATGT GCAACACCGGAGTTAGAATATGGACGAATGAACATTGGCAGTCGTCCATCAAAACGAAAGCCAAGTGGAGGAATCGAATCACTCCGAGCTATTCCTTGGATTTTCGCTTGGACGCAAACAAGGTTTCATTTACCAGTTTGGCTTGGTTTTGGAGAAGCATTCAAGCATGCAATTGAGAAAGATCCAAAGAATCTTCAAATGCTTCAGGATATGTACAATCAATGGCCTTTCTTTAGGGTTACCATTGACTTGGTTGAGATGGTTTTCGCCAAGGGAGACCCCGGGATCGCTTCCTTATACGACAAACTCTTAGTTACGCCAGAGTTGTGTCCATTTGGTGAGCGTTTGAGATCTAAATATGAAGAAACCAAGAGCTTTCTCCTAAAG GTTGCTGGTCACAAGGATATTCTTGAAGGAGACCCTTACTTAAAGCAAAGGCTACGCCTTAGAGACTCGTATATCACAACCCTTAATGTCTTACAAGCCTACACATTGAAGCAAATTCGTGATCCAGATTACCATGTGAAAATGAGGCCACATTTGTCAAAGGAGTATATGGAATCAAGCAAGCCAGCAGCAGAACTTGTTAAACTTAATCCAAAAAGTGAGTATGCTCCTGGTCTTGAGGATACCCTTATTTTGACAATGAAGGGTATAGCTGCTGGCATGCAAAACACTGGTTGA